The Paracoccus liaowanqingii genome window below encodes:
- a CDS encoding hydroxymethylglutaryl-CoA lyase — MSITICEVGPRDGLQNLARIFSVEERAHMVTELAAAGLRQIEAVSMVNPARVPQMAGAEELLAALPPLPAVQLAALVLNRKGAERALATRVTALRFAVVASDTFCRRNQNMGSDESVAAFAAIAPMVGQAGRSLTGVIATAYGCPFEGEVAPSRVAHMAEALLAAGADRIVLADTIGVAAPRDIARVHEACCSVIGAMPWGVHLHNTRNTGYANLMAALERGASIIDAAIGGLGGCPFAPRATGNIATEDVNYLLEREGIVTGLDHDRLAVLVEWLSERVPDKITGQLARAGWFGA, encoded by the coding sequence ATGAGTATCACAATCTGCGAGGTCGGCCCACGCGACGGCCTGCAAAATCTCGCGCGCATATTCTCGGTCGAAGAGCGGGCGCATATGGTCACTGAGCTGGCTGCGGCGGGACTGCGCCAGATCGAAGCGGTCAGCATGGTGAACCCGGCCCGCGTGCCCCAGATGGCAGGCGCTGAAGAGCTATTGGCGGCGCTGCCTCCGCTGCCGGCGGTGCAGTTGGCCGCCCTGGTCCTGAACCGCAAGGGGGCCGAGCGAGCACTGGCTACCCGTGTGACCGCACTGCGCTTCGCCGTCGTTGCCTCGGACACGTTTTGCCGGCGAAACCAGAACATGGGCAGCGATGAGAGCGTCGCGGCCTTTGCTGCCATCGCGCCAATGGTAGGCCAAGCCGGGCGTAGTCTGACAGGGGTGATCGCCACGGCATATGGCTGCCCTTTCGAGGGCGAGGTCGCGCCGTCCCGGGTCGCCCATATGGCCGAGGCGCTGCTCGCGGCGGGCGCGGACCGGATTGTGCTTGCAGACACGATCGGTGTCGCTGCACCGCGCGACATCGCGCGGGTGCATGAGGCCTGCTGCTCCGTTATCGGGGCAATGCCATGGGGCGTTCATCTGCATAACACCCGCAACACCGGCTATGCGAACTTGATGGCGGCGTTGGAACGGGGGGCCAGCATAATCGATGCGGCCATCGGAGGGCTTGGTGGTTGCCCCTTCGCCCCGCGCGCGACCGGTAACATCGCAACCGAGGACGTTAATTACCTTTTGGAGCGCGAAGGCATTGTCACGGGCCTTGACCATGACCGACTGGCCGTGCTGGTCGAGTGGCTGTCCGAGCGCGTTCCCGACAAGATCACGGGCCAGCTGGCCCGCGCGGGCTGGTTCGGCGCCTGA
- a CDS encoding CaiB/BaiF CoA transferase family protein, whose product MSGETPFGPLQGLRVVEMGQLLAGPFVGSRCADFGAEVLKIEAPGSGDPIRNWGRLQHEGKTLWWPIMARNKKSVSINLRKEEGQDLARKLIAEADVLIENFKPGTLEKWGMSPAQLQALNPGLVIVRVSGFGQTGPYAERPGFASVGEAMSGMRYINGYPDMPPPRYGISLGDTLTALFAFEGMMMALYRRDRNGGRGQVVDAAITESCFAMLESTVTEYSKAGAIRQPSGTGIAKIAPSNIYPAKDGTYIVIAANVDSMFRRLTQAMGQTHLADDPRFVTHIARGDHADQLDSMVAEWSSSLEMPELKARLKEFGVVYGPINSIAQVVDDPHFRERGMVREHHDDDFGTITIPGVFPVLSETPGDVAWLGPQEIGAHNAEIYSRIGLDQSEIADLKTRGVI is encoded by the coding sequence ATGTCAGGTGAAACACCGTTCGGGCCGCTGCAGGGCCTTCGGGTCGTGGAGATGGGGCAGCTACTAGCCGGGCCGTTTGTCGGCAGTCGCTGCGCCGATTTCGGGGCTGAAGTCCTAAAGATCGAGGCACCCGGCAGTGGCGACCCGATCCGCAACTGGGGGCGACTTCAGCACGAAGGCAAGACACTATGGTGGCCTATCATGGCGCGGAACAAGAAGTCGGTCTCAATCAACCTGCGCAAGGAAGAAGGCCAGGATCTGGCACGCAAGCTGATTGCTGAAGCCGATGTCTTGATCGAGAACTTCAAGCCCGGCACACTTGAGAAATGGGGTATGAGCCCGGCCCAGTTGCAGGCCCTGAACCCCGGGCTGGTGATCGTGCGAGTTTCAGGCTTCGGCCAGACGGGGCCTTATGCGGAGCGTCCGGGCTTCGCTTCGGTAGGCGAAGCGATGTCGGGCATGCGCTACATCAACGGCTATCCCGACATGCCGCCGCCGCGCTACGGCATCTCGCTTGGCGACACCCTGACGGCGCTGTTTGCTTTCGAGGGGATGATGATGGCGCTTTATCGCCGCGACCGGAACGGGGGGCGCGGCCAAGTGGTGGATGCGGCCATCACGGAAAGCTGCTTTGCGATGTTGGAAAGCACGGTTACGGAATATTCGAAGGCCGGCGCGATCCGTCAGCCCTCGGGGACAGGGATCGCGAAGATCGCTCCCTCGAACATCTACCCGGCGAAGGATGGCACTTATATCGTCATCGCGGCCAATGTGGATTCCATGTTCCGTCGTCTGACGCAGGCCATGGGTCAAACCCACTTGGCGGATGATCCTCGCTTCGTGACCCATATCGCGCGGGGCGATCATGCAGACCAGCTGGATTCGATGGTCGCGGAATGGTCCTCGTCGCTGGAAATGCCCGAGCTGAAAGCGCGCCTGAAAGAGTTCGGGGTCGTCTACGGTCCTATCAATTCAATTGCACAGGTCGTCGACGACCCGCATTTCCGCGAACGCGGTATGGTGCGCGAGCATCATGACGACGACTTCGGCACCATCACCATCCCCGGCGTCTTCCCGGTTCTGTCCGAAACGCCCGGCGATGTTGCATGGCTGGGACCGCAGGAGATCGGGGCCCACAATGCCGAAATCTATAGTCGGATCGGTCTCGACCAAAGCGAGATCGCTGATCTCAAGACGCGAGGAGTGATATGA
- a CDS encoding GntR family transcriptional regulator, whose protein sequence is MQPGSSESASRRAYRELRQAILERRLPANRKVTEVGLAENLGISRTPIREAIKRLLLEGLLERRKGQGLWCVVPDADEVREIFELRLRLESYAAAKAAERAKPAQVEALVASARRMNELTQVAVDSEALIASIDRENAHFHSLIAEATQSQRLMHLIRATVDLALVTRTFRQFTADQRRRSAQHHLEIAAAIAARKPHWAERMMQVHILSAEDTMDSIPSADVPADDRLSQTNNDD, encoded by the coding sequence ATGCAGCCGGGATCTTCGGAAAGTGCGTCCAGACGGGCCTATCGCGAGTTGCGCCAAGCGATCCTGGAGCGGCGCTTGCCAGCCAACCGCAAGGTGACCGAGGTTGGCCTTGCCGAAAACCTTGGGATTTCTCGCACACCTATCCGGGAGGCAATCAAGCGCCTTCTGCTGGAGGGGCTGCTGGAGCGGCGCAAGGGGCAGGGCCTATGGTGCGTGGTCCCCGATGCAGACGAGGTTCGCGAGATCTTTGAGCTGCGGCTGCGCCTTGAATCCTATGCCGCCGCAAAGGCGGCCGAGCGGGCAAAGCCAGCGCAGGTTGAGGCGCTGGTCGCGTCCGCCCGCCGGATGAACGAGTTGACGCAGGTCGCTGTGGACAGTGAGGCGCTGATCGCAAGCATTGACCGAGAAAATGCTCACTTTCACAGCCTGATTGCGGAAGCGACGCAGTCTCAAAGATTGATGCACCTGATCCGGGCGACGGTGGACTTGGCGCTGGTGACGCGCACCTTTCGCCAGTTCACAGCGGACCAGCGCCGCCGTTCGGCACAGCACCACCTTGAGATTGCAGCCGCCATTGCTGCTCGCAAGCCGCACTGGGCCGAGCGGATGATGCAAGTCCACATCTTATCAGCTGAAGACACGATGGACAGCATTCCCAGTGCGGATGTTCCCGCGGATGACCGACTGAGCCAAACCAATAACGATGATTAA
- a CDS encoding FadR/GntR family transcriptional regulator, with protein sequence MDISQGVTGSARRVLDLKIPTDYASSLPTGAAKQAVETLGRRISNDIYRPDEVMPTEAELADSLGVSRATVRDAIKVLSGKQLVRTARRYGTRVRPVDEWNLIDSDVVCWHRPDHPRIRRIFAETTELRTIIEPAAAALAAERASARQIETLLAAAQAIHPAEDDVEARFAADCQFHVTLFDMTGNDVMRQMRQLILTMLRVSYELGVADDSNDKVSREGHIAVAEAIAARDPAAAREAMAAMLELNRTVAERQRPRL encoded by the coding sequence ATGGATATCTCGCAGGGTGTGACGGGCAGCGCGCGGCGCGTGCTGGATCTGAAGATCCCGACGGATTACGCCTCGTCTCTGCCAACGGGGGCGGCCAAGCAGGCAGTCGAGACCTTGGGGCGGCGCATCTCCAACGACATCTATCGTCCCGACGAGGTGATGCCGACCGAGGCGGAGTTGGCCGACAGCCTCGGGGTCAGCCGCGCGACGGTCCGCGACGCGATCAAGGTGCTTTCGGGTAAGCAGCTGGTGCGGACGGCACGGCGCTACGGCACACGCGTGCGGCCGGTCGACGAATGGAACCTGATCGACAGTGACGTCGTCTGCTGGCACCGTCCCGACCACCCCCGCATCCGCCGCATCTTTGCCGAAACAACCGAGCTGCGCACGATCATCGAGCCCGCCGCTGCCGCGCTGGCCGCCGAGCGCGCATCCGCCCGCCAGATCGAGACGCTGCTCGCGGCGGCGCAGGCAATCCACCCGGCGGAGGACGATGTCGAGGCGCGGTTCGCCGCCGACTGTCAGTTCCACGTCACGCTGTTTGACATGACCGGCAACGACGTTATGCGCCAGATGCGCCAGCTGATCCTTACCATGCTGCGCGTCTCCTACGAGCTGGGTGTCGCGGACGACAGCAACGACAAGGTCAGTCGCGAGGGCCACATCGCCGTCGCCGAGGCTATCGCCGCCCGCGATCCCGCCGCCGCCCGAGAAGCGATGGCTGCAATGCTAGAGTTGAACCGCACCGTCGCGGAGCGGCAGCGCCCGCGCCTGTAA
- a CDS encoding TRAP transporter substrate-binding protein encodes MTIRTAFCAAALAACVSVFGLAKADAMEIKFGIGMPEGDSPEYNALVRFKDYVEFKTNGEITVRLFPNNQLGGEREMIEMVQQGSLELSFPADGAMAGFYPPMQVWSIPYLFESAPVAWRVLESEFADSMREDVLEQTGIRALAFSQNGFRSFTNNVRPIINPADMAGLKIRTMESPVYMEMVGALGATAVPISGAEVVMALRQGVVDGQENPPAVVYTGGHGEVQRYYTLNEHTFGLHVIIANEDWFSSLEPGHQQVIQDAAKLMAWTENLQKTEGDWRFSRQLADELGMEIHVSTPEEKAAFRDIAQPPVMSFIRGNVGDELVDELLATVEDTKVRLYGSDAAE; translated from the coding sequence ATGACAATCAGAACCGCATTTTGCGCGGCGGCTTTAGCTGCATGCGTCAGCGTCTTCGGCTTGGCAAAGGCCGACGCGATGGAAATCAAGTTCGGGATCGGGATGCCGGAAGGCGACTCTCCCGAATACAACGCCTTGGTCCGCTTCAAGGACTATGTCGAGTTCAAAACCAACGGCGAGATCACCGTGCGCCTGTTTCCCAACAATCAGTTGGGTGGCGAGCGCGAGATGATCGAGATGGTTCAGCAGGGCAGCCTTGAGCTGAGTTTCCCCGCGGATGGAGCGATGGCGGGCTTCTACCCGCCAATGCAGGTCTGGTCGATCCCCTACCTGTTCGAGTCCGCTCCCGTCGCATGGCGCGTCCTCGAGAGCGAGTTCGCCGATAGCATGCGCGAGGACGTGCTGGAACAAACCGGCATCCGCGCGCTGGCCTTCTCGCAAAACGGCTTCCGGTCCTTCACCAACAACGTGCGCCCGATCATTAACCCCGCCGACATGGCCGGGCTGAAGATCCGCACGATGGAAAGCCCGGTTTACATGGAGATGGTCGGCGCCCTCGGCGCGACCGCCGTGCCAATAAGCGGGGCCGAGGTGGTGATGGCCCTGCGCCAAGGCGTCGTCGACGGACAAGAGAACCCTCCGGCCGTGGTCTACACCGGTGGGCATGGCGAGGTGCAGCGCTACTACACGCTGAACGAGCATACATTTGGGCTGCATGTGATTATCGCGAATGAGGATTGGTTTTCCAGCCTCGAGCCTGGCCACCAGCAAGTGATCCAGGACGCCGCCAAGCTGATGGCCTGGACCGAGAACCTGCAGAAGACCGAAGGTGACTGGCGCTTCAGCCGACAGCTGGCCGACGAGTTGGGGATGGAGATCCACGTCTCGACCCCCGAGGAGAAGGCCGCTTTCCGCGATATTGCGCAACCTCCGGTCATGTCCTTCATCCGCGGAAATGTCGGCGACGAACTGGTGGACGAGCTGCTGGCCACGGTCGAGGATACGAAGGTCAGGCTCTACGGTAGCGACGCCGCCGAGTAA
- a CDS encoding TRAP transporter small permease yields the protein MIQAATLAARLLARSTEILAALLMIAVTVLNLTQVGGRYLFATGFSWTEEVMRYSMIWLMMLGSVACIYRVEHMGIEALETLVPPHRVHLVKSALYTVAAIFCAVILIYGWPLAMRNAAQVAPASGIPMVVPYMALPVGAGLMLVQIALSWLSGFEPEGDQTGGGDVAAPGSDRERGVQ from the coding sequence ATGATCCAGGCAGCCACCTTGGCCGCGCGGCTTCTGGCCCGCAGCACCGAGATCCTTGCGGCGCTTCTGATGATCGCCGTCACGGTGCTGAACCTGACGCAGGTCGGCGGGCGCTATCTCTTCGCGACCGGCTTCAGCTGGACCGAGGAAGTGATGCGGTATTCTATGATCTGGCTGATGATGCTGGGCAGTGTCGCGTGCATCTACCGGGTCGAACATATGGGCATCGAGGCACTGGAAACGCTGGTTCCGCCCCACCGCGTGCATCTGGTAAAGTCCGCACTTTACACCGTCGCCGCAATCTTCTGCGCCGTGATTCTGATCTATGGCTGGCCGCTCGCCATGCGAAACGCGGCTCAGGTGGCGCCCGCCTCGGGCATCCCGATGGTCGTCCCCTACATGGCCTTGCCGGTCGGAGCGGGGCTGATGCTGGTGCAGATCGCACTCAGCTGGCTGTCCGGGTTCGAACCCGAGGGTGACCAGACCGGCGGCGGCGATGTCGCGGCGCCCGGCAGCGACCGCGAACGGGGCGTGCAATGA
- a CDS encoding TRAP transporter large permease — translation MIWVGALGLGLLFIGVPVAFALGLAGMLGVWMTGIPLSVTATRLFTGVDSFVFLAVPFYILAAEIMSQGGITARLISIASVATGWLRGGTAFANIGTSVMFAGISGSAVADAAALGRVFTEEMPKEGYTREYSAAVTAASSIIGPIIPPSGLAIIMAAVTGLSVIDLFLAGIGPGLLMAAACAAVVAVGALRGRLPRPRRRAPSGDSALKMVVEALAVITLPVIIVGGMIAGIYTATEGGGIAVVYAIFLSVVVFRAMTLHGLWLAFLRAARTSASIYLLVAAATILSYALNLLGIADWVAGAAGIFQDSPILFLFAVALLMLVLGTFLDIGAAILIFAPLLMPVVRELGIDPLQAAMVIMLTLAMGLVTPPVGVVLFVVMRVGRIGLIPLMRALVPFLLAQLIAIAIICLVPGISSYLPSLLN, via the coding sequence ATGATCTGGGTCGGTGCGCTTGGCCTAGGCCTGCTGTTCATCGGCGTGCCCGTCGCCTTCGCGCTCGGACTTGCCGGGATGCTGGGTGTCTGGATGACGGGCATTCCCCTCAGCGTCACCGCGACGCGCCTGTTCACCGGCGTGGACAGCTTTGTCTTTCTCGCCGTGCCCTTCTACATCCTTGCCGCCGAAATCATGAGCCAGGGCGGCATCACCGCGCGGCTGATCTCGATTGCCTCCGTCGCCACCGGCTGGCTGCGGGGCGGGACAGCCTTTGCCAATATTGGCACCTCGGTCATGTTCGCCGGCATCTCGGGCTCGGCCGTGGCGGATGCGGCGGCTCTTGGCCGGGTGTTCACCGAGGAGATGCCGAAAGAGGGCTATACCCGCGAATACTCCGCCGCAGTAACCGCGGCCTCGTCGATCATCGGGCCAATCATTCCGCCCTCCGGCCTTGCCATCATCATGGCGGCCGTCACCGGCTTGTCGGTCATCGACCTGTTCCTTGCCGGCATCGGACCGGGGCTGCTGATGGCCGCCGCCTGCGCGGCCGTGGTCGCCGTCGGTGCCTTGCGTGGCCGCTTGCCGCGCCCCCGCCGCCGCGCGCCGAGCGGCGACAGTGCGCTGAAGATGGTGGTCGAGGCGCTGGCCGTCATTACCCTGCCGGTCATCATCGTGGGCGGCATGATTGCCGGCATCTACACCGCCACCGAGGGCGGCGGCATCGCAGTCGTCTATGCCATCTTCCTGTCGGTTGTGGTCTTCCGCGCCATGACGCTGCACGGTTTGTGGCTGGCCTTCCTGCGTGCGGCCCGCACCTCGGCCAGCATTTACCTTCTGGTCGCCGCCGCCACTATCCTGTCTTACGCGCTGAACCTGCTGGGCATCGCCGATTGGGTCGCTGGTGCGGCCGGCATCTTCCAGGACAGTCCGATCCTGTTCCTGTTCGCCGTCGCCCTGCTCATGCTGGTTCTTGGCACCTTCCTCGACATCGGCGCCGCGATCCTGATCTTCGCGCCGCTGCTGATGCCGGTGGTGCGCGAGCTGGGGATCGACCCGTTGCAGGCGGCGATGGTCATCATGCTGACGCTGGCGATGGGCCTCGTGACGCCGCCCGTCGGCGTCGTGCTGTTCGTGGTGATGCGGGTCGGGCGGATCGGGCTGATCCCCCTGATGCGGGCGCTCGTCCCCTTCCTACTCGCCCAGCTGATCGCCATCGCGATCATCTGCTTGGTGCCCGGCATTTCCTCCTACCTTCCCAGCCTTCTCAACTGA
- the dgoD gene encoding galactonate dehydratase, whose amino-acid sequence MKITGINSTIVNAIHRNWIFVKVQTDQPGLHGWGEATLEWKTRAVTGAVEDLAPFVIGEDPRRIEHIFAKMTRFSFWPLGAIGLSAVSAIDQALWDIKAKDLGVPVWQLLGGQVRDQVRVYTHLRRAKIGAQVGTEDISAFCDAVQETVEMGYNAVKLGFVPYCGYEATLRDVLHVEKAAHAVRERVGPDVAIMTDFHGRPASVEAARAFIEVIAPIRPLFVEEPIQPGNAAAMADLARRVDCPLATGERLFTPREFAELAELRAVSHVQPDLSHCGGLTGGRRIAAVAEAGQMGIAPHNPMGPVAGAVALHFDVATPNFLIQEEAVGLVPWFDEVFSHPMQLQDGCWTIPTGSGLGIEINEAAAAKHPFQPEIVPALDAILPDGTIANW is encoded by the coding sequence ATGAAAATCACCGGCATCAACTCCACGATCGTGAACGCGATCCATCGCAACTGGATCTTCGTAAAGGTCCAGACCGACCAGCCGGGCCTGCATGGCTGGGGTGAGGCGACGCTGGAATGGAAGACCCGCGCCGTTACCGGCGCCGTCGAGGATCTCGCGCCCTTCGTCATTGGCGAAGACCCCCGCCGGATCGAACACATCTTCGCCAAGATGACCCGCTTCAGCTTCTGGCCGCTTGGCGCCATCGGGCTGTCTGCGGTCTCCGCCATCGATCAGGCATTGTGGGACATCAAGGCTAAGGATCTGGGCGTGCCGGTCTGGCAGCTTCTGGGCGGGCAAGTCCGCGATCAGGTGCGGGTCTATACCCACCTTCGCCGCGCCAAGATCGGCGCGCAGGTCGGGACCGAAGACATCAGCGCCTTCTGCGACGCGGTGCAGGAAACGGTCGAGATGGGCTACAACGCCGTCAAGCTGGGTTTCGTGCCTTATTGCGGCTACGAGGCGACGCTGCGCGACGTCCTGCATGTCGAAAAGGCCGCCCACGCCGTGCGAGAGAGGGTCGGGCCTGATGTCGCGATCATGACCGACTTTCACGGTCGTCCCGCCTCGGTTGAGGCTGCGCGCGCCTTTATCGAGGTGATCGCACCCATCCGCCCGTTGTTCGTCGAGGAGCCGATCCAGCCCGGCAACGCCGCTGCGATGGCCGATCTGGCCCGCCGCGTCGATTGCCCCCTGGCCACGGGCGAGCGGCTGTTCACGCCCCGAGAGTTTGCCGAACTGGCCGAGCTTCGCGCCGTCAGCCACGTCCAGCCAGATCTCAGCCATTGCGGCGGCCTGACGGGCGGGCGCCGCATCGCCGCCGTCGCCGAGGCCGGCCAGATGGGTATCGCGCCCCACAATCCGATGGGTCCGGTGGCTGGTGCCGTCGCGCTGCACTTCGACGTGGCAACGCCGAACTTCCTGATCCAAGAGGAAGCAGTGGGTCTTGTCCCGTGGTTCGACGAGGTCTTCTCGCACCCGATGCAGCTTCAGGACGGTTGCTGGACCATCCCCACCGGTTCCGGCCTTGGTATCGAGATCAACGAAGCTGCCGCCGCAAAGCATCCTTTCCAGCCGGAGATCGTGCCGGCGCTGGATGCGATCCTGCCGGATGGAACGATCGCCAACTGGTAG
- a CDS encoding DJ-1/PfpI family protein, with amino-acid sequence MNGKKILMLCGEFTEEYEIFVFQQGMEAVGHTVHVVCPDKNAGDMIATSLHDFEGHQTYTEKPGHNAEINKTFAEVEGELDSYDAVYAAGGRGPEYIRTDPRVQTMVRHFHETGKPIFTICHGVQILMAVPGVIKGRTVACLPACAPEVAAVGGIYYDAGPKEAYVDGNMVSGKGWTALAAFMRECLKVLGTEIRHT; translated from the coding sequence ATGAACGGCAAGAAAATCCTCATGCTCTGCGGTGAATTCACCGAGGAATACGAGATCTTTGTTTTCCAGCAGGGAATGGAGGCTGTTGGCCATACCGTCCATGTCGTCTGCCCTGATAAAAACGCTGGCGACATGATCGCCACCTCGCTCCATGATTTTGAGGGGCACCAGACCTACACGGAAAAGCCGGGCCATAACGCCGAGATCAACAAGACTTTTGCCGAGGTCGAAGGTGAACTTGACAGTTATGATGCGGTCTACGCTGCGGGTGGTCGTGGACCGGAATACATCCGCACCGATCCTCGCGTGCAGACTATGGTCAGACACTTCCACGAGACCGGCAAACCCATCTTCACAATTTGCCACGGCGTGCAGATCCTCATGGCAGTTCCCGGCGTGATCAAGGGCCGCACGGTTGCTTGCCTGCCGGCATGCGCACCCGAGGTGGCTGCCGTCGGGGGCATCTACTATGATGCGGGTCCCAAGGAGGCCTATGTCGATGGTAACATGGTGTCGGGCAAAGGCTGGACCGCCCTCGCAGCCTTCATGAGGGAGTGCCTGAAAGTCCTGGGAACCGAGATCCGCCATACTTAG
- a CDS encoding substrate-binding domain-containing protein: protein MTHSKALTRMLASAAVLATTTFAAHAQNIEFTIAVSIPAATHGWTGGVVYHAEQAAQQIEAAFPNIDVIVSTSSSATAQVSALEDLSANNDLDALVILPFTSEELTGPVEQVASGGTFITVVDRGLSDESIQDLYVAGDNIAVGANTASWLVEQLGGEGEIVVLRGIPTVIDDERIQGFTEVIDQSDIEILDIQYANWNQDEAFTLMQDYLAKYPNIDAVWANDDDMLLGVLEAVDQADRTDVQYALGGNGMKQVIEMVMEGDERTPISTPYPPSMIASAIYMTAGQFAGQAPMRGAFLLDAPLITPENADQFYFPDSPF, encoded by the coding sequence ATGACCCACTCAAAAGCTCTGACGCGCATGCTCGCATCCGCCGCTGTGCTGGCCACCACAACCTTCGCAGCCCACGCCCAGAATATCGAATTCACCATCGCCGTGTCGATCCCCGCGGCAACGCATGGATGGACGGGGGGCGTTGTCTATCATGCCGAGCAAGCCGCCCAGCAGATCGAGGCTGCCTTTCCGAACATAGATGTCATCGTGTCCACATCTTCCTCCGCCACTGCACAGGTTTCGGCCTTAGAGGATCTTTCCGCCAACAACGACCTTGATGCGTTGGTGATCCTTCCGTTCACATCGGAAGAGCTGACCGGCCCGGTCGAGCAAGTCGCGTCGGGGGGCACCTTTATCACCGTCGTCGACAGAGGCCTGAGCGACGAGTCGATCCAGGACCTCTATGTCGCCGGTGACAACATCGCCGTCGGCGCAAATACGGCGTCCTGGCTTGTCGAACAACTGGGCGGCGAGGGCGAGATCGTCGTTCTTCGTGGCATTCCCACCGTCATTGACGACGAGCGCATCCAAGGCTTCACCGAGGTGATCGACCAGTCGGACATCGAGATCCTCGACATCCAGTATGCCAACTGGAACCAGGACGAGGCCTTCACGCTCATGCAGGACTATCTCGCCAAATATCCCAACATCGATGCGGTCTGGGCAAATGATGATGACATGCTGCTGGGCGTGCTCGAGGCTGTCGATCAGGCTGACCGGACGGATGTCCAATACGCTCTGGGCGGCAACGGCATGAAGCAGGTAATCGAAATGGTCATGGAGGGCGACGAGCGCACACCGATCTCGACGCCCTATCCCCCTTCGATGATCGCGTCTGCCATCTACATGACAGCGGGACAATTTGCAGGCCAGGCCCCGATGCGGGGGGCTTTCCTTCTCGATGCGCCCCTGATCACACCCGAAAATGCGGATCAGTTCTATTTCCCCGACTCTCCCTTCTGA
- a CDS encoding ABC transporter permease encodes MTSTTKSAHGVAPTTPRRRSVRLSDFAPYIALIVIVLVGALINSNFLGINNLTNIVTRSAFIAIIAVGATFVIASGGIDLSVGSMMAFVTGIMIMTMNALVPALGPMAIPVGALVALVVGGLCGLFNGLIVTLGKIEPFIVTLGTMGIFRAFITFMTDGGSLPIDRTLREAYRPVYFGNVMGIPIPVLITVIVALAAGFLLYRTKFGRRLTAAGSSPDVARFSGVHVGRVRTLAYVIQGVCVSIAAICYVPRLGAATPTTGQLWELQVITAVVIGGTLLRGGKGRIGGTIAGVLILEIIANVMVLSNMVSEYLVAAVQGAIIIIAMLAHRLTSGR; translated from the coding sequence ATGACGAGCACGACCAAATCCGCCCATGGCGTCGCCCCGACTACACCCCGCCGGCGCAGCGTCCGGCTGAGCGACTTCGCCCCCTATATCGCCCTGATCGTCATTGTTCTTGTCGGCGCGCTCATCAATTCGAATTTTCTCGGGATCAACAACCTGACGAATATCGTCACCCGCAGCGCCTTCATCGCGATCATCGCCGTGGGAGCGACATTCGTGATCGCCTCTGGCGGCATCGATCTGTCCGTGGGCTCGATGATGGCGTTTGTAACCGGGATCATGATCATGACGATGAATGCCCTTGTGCCCGCCCTCGGTCCCATGGCGATCCCGGTGGGCGCGCTGGTGGCGCTGGTGGTCGGTGGGCTTTGTGGTCTCTTCAACGGCCTGATCGTGACCCTCGGCAAGATCGAACCGTTCATCGTGACACTCGGCACGATGGGGATTTTCCGCGCCTTCATTACCTTCATGACCGATGGCGGCTCGCTGCCGATCGATCGCACGCTGCGCGAGGCCTATCGCCCGGTCTATTTCGGCAATGTCATGGGCATTCCGATCCCGGTGCTGATCACCGTGATCGTGGCGCTGGCTGCCGGTTTTCTGCTGTATCGCACCAAGTTCGGTCGGCGCCTGACCGCGGCAGGATCTAGCCCCGACGTGGCCCGATTTTCGGGCGTGCATGTCGGTCGTGTCAGGACACTAGCCTATGTGATCCAGGGCGTGTGCGTCTCGATTGCTGCGATTTGCTATGTGCCGCGCCTTGGCGCCGCAACCCCAACCACGGGTCAGCTTTGGGAACTGCAAGTCATTACCGCTGTCGTCATCGGTGGCACCCTGTTGCGCGGAGGAAAAGGGCGCATTGGGGGCACGATCGCAGGCGTTCTGATTTTGGAGATCATCGCCAACGTCATGGTGCTGTCGAACATGGTCTCGGAATACCTCGTTGCTGCGGTGCAGGGGGCCATCATCATCATCGCCATGCTTGCTCACCGCTTAACCAGCGGCCGCTGA